In Streptomyces asoensis, a single genomic region encodes these proteins:
- a CDS encoding extracellular solute-binding protein, whose translation MGDPALSRRGFLAASAAAGLGMTALSACGGDSDGGSSGTTTIEWWNISTTQPTKDVWAALAKRFEAQNPKVKIKIVQLENDAYKSKMTALTASGKLPDIFHTWGGGVLRQQVDAGLVEDLTDRTKGWGDALLSVARQPYLIDDKAYGVPFDIGMIGFWYNKALFKQAGVSAPPTTWSGFLDAVRKLKAAGITPLALAGKEKWPGMYYWAYLAMRTAGVDALGKAGDAKDFTGDGFVQAGQHLQDLVDLQPFQKGFLGAAYSSPTGQAAAVGNGKAAMELMGQWAPVVEADAGKGLGTGLGFFPFPAVEGGKGVITEVFGGGGGHALRKGAPQAAVDFLKFFASAATDTELVDKTGVLPVVPAAESAIKDPNIKAVQAQLKAATGFQLYLDQAYAPALGQEVNDSVAALIAGSKSPQQVTESITKIAKEEQ comes from the coding sequence ATGGGCGACCCGGCACTCTCCCGCCGCGGCTTCCTGGCGGCCTCCGCCGCGGCCGGTCTGGGCATGACGGCGCTGAGCGCCTGCGGCGGGGACTCCGACGGAGGGTCGTCGGGGACGACCACCATCGAGTGGTGGAACATCTCCACCACCCAGCCGACCAAGGACGTCTGGGCCGCGCTGGCCAAGCGGTTCGAGGCCCAGAACCCCAAGGTCAAGATCAAGATCGTCCAGCTGGAGAACGACGCCTACAAGTCGAAGATGACGGCGCTGACCGCCTCCGGGAAACTCCCCGACATCTTCCACACCTGGGGCGGCGGCGTCCTGAGACAGCAGGTCGACGCCGGGCTCGTCGAGGACCTCACGGACAGGACGAAGGGCTGGGGCGACGCACTGCTCTCGGTCGCCCGCCAGCCCTACCTGATCGACGACAAGGCCTACGGCGTCCCGTTCGACATCGGCATGATCGGGTTCTGGTACAACAAGGCCCTCTTCAAGCAGGCCGGCGTCAGCGCGCCCCCCACCACCTGGAGCGGCTTCCTCGACGCCGTGCGCAAGCTCAAGGCCGCCGGCATCACCCCCCTCGCGCTCGCGGGCAAGGAGAAGTGGCCCGGCATGTACTACTGGGCGTACCTCGCGATGCGCACCGCGGGAGTGGACGCCCTGGGCAAGGCCGGGGACGCCAAGGACTTCACCGGCGACGGGTTCGTCCAGGCCGGGCAGCACCTCCAGGACCTCGTCGACCTCCAGCCCTTCCAGAAGGGGTTCCTCGGCGCCGCCTACTCGAGCCCCACCGGCCAGGCCGCCGCCGTCGGCAACGGCAAGGCGGCCATGGAACTCATGGGGCAGTGGGCGCCGGTCGTCGAGGCCGACGCGGGCAAGGGCCTCGGGACCGGACTCGGCTTCTTCCCGTTCCCGGCGGTGGAGGGCGGCAAGGGGGTGATCACCGAGGTCTTCGGCGGCGGCGGTGGCCACGCCCTGCGCAAGGGCGCCCCGCAGGCGGCCGTCGACTTCCTGAAGTTCTTCGCCTCCGCGGCGACGGACACCGAACTGGTCGACAAGACCGGCGTGCTGCCCGTCGTACCGGCCGCCGAGAGCGCCATCAAGGACCCCAACATCAAGGCCGTACAAGCCCAGTTGAAGGCCGCCACCGGCTTCCAGCTCTACCTCGACCAGGCGTACGCGCCCGCGCTCGGCCAGGAGGTCAACGACAGCGTCGCCGCCCTCATCGCCGGGTCCAAGTCGCCCCAGCAGGTCACCGAGTCGATCACCAAGATCGCGAAGGAAGAGCAGTAG
- a CDS encoding APC family permease, with protein MATTEHPPPSRLRTWMLEGLSDMGKPGGHPGPHAEPEPAHKGQRWYRVMCLTGVDYFSTLGYQPGIAALAAGLLSPVATVVLVIVTLAGALPVYRRVAEESPHGEGSIAMLERLLSFWKGKLFVLTLLGFAATDFLITITLSAADASTHLVENPHLTGVLHDKQMVITLALVALLGAVFLKGFLEAIGVAVALVAVYLGLNVVVVVVGLWHVLTESHVVTDWSSALTAEHGNVFAMIGVSLLVFPKLALGLSGFETGVAVMPHVQGDEADTAENPAGRIRDTKKLLTTAALIMSVFLIATSFITTVLIPEKEFESGGQANGRALAYLSHEYLGNAFGTVYDVSTIAILWFAGASAMAGLLNLMPRYLPRYGMAPHWARAVRPMVIVFTLVAFLVTWIFDADVDAQGGAYATGVLVLMSSAAIAVTIAARRARQRGWTIGFAVVSAVLLYVTVVNVIERPDGVKIGACFIAGIILVSLLSRLARAFELRVTSVTLDPMAERFIRDMASRKIRFIANEPDQRDKAEYRDKIEQIRQDNDIPGEDFVFLEVTVVDPSEFESGLTVRGEVLHNRYRVLTLESSSISNALAALLLHTRDVTGCIPHIYFEWTEGNPFANFLRFFLFGQGEVAPVTREVLREAEPDRARRPRVHTG; from the coding sequence ATGGCCACCACCGAGCACCCGCCCCCGAGCCGTCTGCGGACGTGGATGCTGGAAGGCCTGTCCGACATGGGCAAGCCGGGCGGCCACCCGGGACCGCACGCCGAGCCCGAGCCCGCGCACAAGGGCCAGCGCTGGTACCGGGTGATGTGCCTGACCGGTGTCGACTACTTCTCCACCCTCGGCTACCAGCCGGGCATCGCCGCCCTCGCGGCCGGCCTGCTCTCCCCGGTGGCCACGGTCGTGCTGGTGATCGTCACCCTGGCGGGCGCTCTGCCGGTCTACCGGCGCGTCGCCGAGGAGAGTCCCCACGGCGAGGGCTCGATCGCGATGCTGGAACGGCTGCTGTCCTTCTGGAAGGGCAAGCTGTTCGTCCTGACGCTGCTCGGCTTCGCCGCCACCGACTTCCTGATCACCATCACCCTGTCCGCGGCGGACGCCTCCACCCACCTGGTCGAGAACCCGCATCTGACCGGCGTGCTGCACGACAAGCAGATGGTGATCACGCTGGCCCTCGTCGCCCTGCTGGGCGCCGTGTTCCTCAAGGGGTTCCTGGAGGCCATCGGGGTCGCCGTCGCCCTGGTGGCCGTCTATCTCGGCCTGAACGTCGTCGTCGTGGTCGTCGGCCTGTGGCACGTGCTCACCGAGAGCCACGTCGTCACCGACTGGTCCAGCGCACTCACCGCGGAGCACGGCAACGTGTTCGCGATGATCGGCGTCTCCCTGCTGGTCTTCCCCAAGCTCGCGCTGGGACTGTCGGGCTTCGAGACCGGCGTGGCCGTGATGCCGCACGTACAGGGGGACGAGGCCGACACCGCGGAGAACCCCGCGGGCCGCATCCGGGACACCAAGAAGCTGCTGACGACGGCGGCCCTGATCATGAGCGTCTTCCTCATCGCCACCAGCTTCATCACCACGGTGCTCATCCCGGAGAAGGAGTTCGAGTCCGGCGGGCAGGCCAACGGGCGCGCCCTCGCCTACCTCTCCCACGAGTACCTGGGCAACGCCTTCGGCACGGTCTACGACGTCTCGACCATCGCCATCCTGTGGTTCGCCGGCGCCTCCGCCATGGCCGGCCTGCTCAACCTGATGCCCCGCTACCTCCCCCGGTACGGCATGGCCCCGCACTGGGCACGCGCCGTCCGCCCCATGGTCATCGTCTTCACCCTCGTCGCCTTCCTGGTCACCTGGATCTTCGACGCCGACGTCGACGCCCAGGGCGGCGCCTATGCCACCGGCGTGCTCGTGCTGATGTCCTCCGCCGCGATCGCGGTGACCATCGCCGCCCGCCGCGCCCGGCAGCGGGGCTGGACGATCGGCTTCGCCGTGGTCTCGGCGGTCCTCCTGTACGTCACCGTCGTCAACGTCATCGAACGCCCGGACGGCGTGAAGATCGGCGCCTGCTTCATCGCCGGCATCATCCTGGTCTCCCTCCTGTCCCGGCTGGCCCGCGCCTTCGAGCTCCGCGTGACCAGCGTGACGCTCGACCCCATGGCGGAACGTTTCATCCGGGACATGGCCAGCCGCAAGATCCGTTTCATCGCCAACGAACCCGACCAGCGCGACAAGGCCGAGTACCGCGACAAGATCGAGCAGATCCGGCAGGACAACGACATACCCGGCGAGGACTTCGTCTTCCTCGAGGTCACCGTCGTCGACCCGTCCGAGTTCGAGTCCGGCCTGACCGTGCGCGGCGAGGTGCTCCACAACCGCTACCGCGTGCTGACCCTGGAATCCTCGTCGATCTCCAACGCCCTGGCCGCGCTCCTGCTGCACACCCGCGACGTCACCGGCTGCATCCCGCACATCTACTTCGAGTGGACCGAGGGCAACCCCTTCGCCAACTTCCTGCGCTTCTTCCTCTTCGGCCAGGGCGAGGTCGCGCCGGTCACCCGGGAGGTCCTGCGCGAGGCGGAGCCCGACCGCGCCCGCCGTCCCCGCGTCCACACGGGCTGA